The DNA segment GCAGGACGCCATTGTGAGTTTCAAAGGCACACCAGAGGAGACGCGTCTCATGCTTGCTAATGTGGATCTGGCTTTAGCGAGAGATGACGTGGACGCCGCTGTAATCATGCTGCAAAACATCCTGCCTACAGAGTCAACATACATCCAAGCCCGAGAGAAGATGGCACATATTTACTTGGAGAGGAAAAACAATAAGAAGCTTTACGTCGCATGTTACAGGTGATCATTTATGAGTGACAGggatgtgtgtatgtgtgtctatTGAAATGATAGTCATGGTAATATTTGTTGTCCTGctgcaaataaatatttatatgtgaatattaatattattttgtgttttatgctgATTATAGTAATTTTCACAGATTAAAACTGTCATTATTTTGAGAATAAGAAGGTGTatttagaaggaaaaaaaatactataaatatcataatttcaactttattgtctaaatatttcaactttattctcgtaattttgactttattctcaaaacattttgactttctcataattttgactttattgtctaaatatttcatctttattgTCAGAATTTCGAcgttattctcataattttaactttattctcataattttgactttattgtctaaatatttagactttattcagGTAATTTCTACTTtgttctcgtaattttgactttattctcaaaatatttcaactttattcttgtaatattttgactttgttctcataattttgactttctctaaacatttcatctttctcaaatttgacattattgtctaaatatttagactttattctggtaattttggctttattctcaaaatatgatgactttattcttgtaatgtttcgaatgtattgtaattttgactaaaacatttcaactttctcatattttgactttattttctaaatttttcaacttaattttgactttattctcaatttcgactttattctctaaatattttgactttgtcataattttgactttctcacCATTTCAgctttctcataattttgacattattgtctaaatattttgactttattgtcgtaattttgactttattcctggaaaattacaactttattctcatatttgaactttattgtcgtaattttgactttattctcgaaacatttagtttctcataattgtgactttttctaaatatttcaacattattttcgtaatatcatttttattctcgtaattgcgactttattctcgaaatattacaactttattctaattttgactattcttgaaacatttcgattTTCTCATATtcattgtcaaaatatttcaacgtCATTTTCgacttttatacttttattctcaaaatattacgactttattctcatattattttgactttattctcgtattattttgactttatgctcgttatttcaaatttattctcaaaatattacgacaTAATCTCGcaatcttttaatttttttctttttttttttcttttttttttaaatgtggcactaaaacgtTTTCGCATTATTGACCAAAAAACAacgacgacaacaacaacaaaaacagtaataaaaatgtgtggtaaaataaaatcaataggcttattaaaaatatttcacagtctaaaagaaaagaaaaaaaaaatattttgatttatgggTGGAATATGAGATGCTCTCTGTGTATGGTACACAGAAGCTGTAAGAACATTTTTAGTACAGCATGCAATTGTGGGAATTTAATTGGCatcttaatataaaatgtttcagaGAAATAAGTGAGCAGCTTCCAGGTGCACATACTAGCATTATGCTGGCTGATGCCTTCATGAAGATACACCAGGTATTTGATGTTTTGAGGTTTTCATTTGGCTTCTCAGTACCAAACCCCTCACAAAATCTTTATAAACCATACAAATATCTCATTCTTAAAGCCAGAGGAAGCAGTCAAGATCTACCAAGAAGTAGAGAAGACGACTCCAAAAGAGACGTTAGCCAAGAAAATAGGCCAGGCTTTAGTGAAAGCTCATGAATATGACACGGCAAGTGGCTTCTACAGGTTTACAGAGGATAAATGTTAAAGAAACCGTTTGTTTCTCATGTGTAACTGCTTGTGTTTCAGGCTGTGGGCTATTATGAAACAGCTTTGAAGACGGACGCGCTGGACTGTCTGTTGAGTGTAGAGCTGTCCGAACTACTGCTTAAACTAAAACGATTTGAGAAAGCTCAGCAAGTCCTGGAAAAGGCCTTGGAACATAAACCCAGTACAGAATAACATTCAAACAAACACGACTGAATGCCACGACAGACAGGAATTACTGTtctcattatgtttttttctgctttttcagCTACTATGTTGACTACCATGATGAATGATGTAAAAGTTTTACACGTGTTAGTAAAAGTGCTACGCATGAAAAACGAGTCTGCTCTGGACGTCATGCAAAAGGTTTGTTTTCAAAGTTAAATCAAACATTAAAGAAGTAgtttatctaaaaatgaaaatttgcaaaaatgtagtcaccctcaggccatccatgatgtggatgagtttgtttcttcgtcagatttggagaaatttagcattacatcacttgctcgccgatagatcctctgcagtgaatgggtgccgtcagaatgagagtccaaacagctgataaaaacatcaccagtaatccacaccactccagtacaTCAATGAACATCTTGAGAggccaaaagctgtgtgtttgtaagaaacaaatccaccattattacatttttttttaactaaaataagtccataatccataatgatGCTTccaccagtaaaaaaaaacatttcctgtCCTCTCTCActtcaaaatccagccacatatttgtttagagctgttttggcttgtaaacggtgcttgatctgtgcagatttctctcctgattcacaCCAGACTACAGTTTCACTGGGagaagcaatattatggattatggactcatattttgggTATTAGTTAAAAAAGCCATAATGCtggatttatttcttagaaacacacagcttttggattattgtgatgtttctatcagctgtttggaccctcagtctgatggcacccattcacatttCTCCAgatctgatgaaaaaacaaactcatcctaatcttggatggcttgagggtgagtgcatttttgcagatttttgtttttgagtgaactattgaTTGAAGTTAGTGGCGTTGTCTAAGACTAAGGTGAACTCTAATGCAATCGCTAAACAACTATGTGACCTTTtgcaaacaaatataaaaatgctcTTCCGTCAGTTGCATGATCTCCAGCAAAAAGTTGTTTTCCGAGTTACAAATGAACATCCGGAAGAATTGGAGGAACAGAGGAAGTTGTTAGCGGCGATCTGTTGTGACTGGGCTCATGAGTTTCACCTCAAACATGACCTGGAAATGGCCAAACAACATTATACAGACGCTTTAAATCACAGTCCGGACAATGAGGAGGTCAGTCAGCCTGGACTGATTTCTCCGTGAATGTTTAGAGAGAACTGTTTATGTTGCATCTCCTTTATTTTGTGCAGATCATCTTTCGTCTGGCTCAGTTATACTATGAGCATCAGAAGCTGGATTATTGTGAGGAGCTTTGTCTGAAGATCCTGCAGCTTCGTCAAAACCACACTGCAGCCTCCATGGTATTTAGTCTTCTAATATCCCAAATGAGATGATCAGCAGTTGATTGCAGAAATTCATCCACGTCTGTGTGTTTGATTTCATCCTCAGCTGTTGGCTGATTCATTATTTTGGAAAAACCAAAAAGAGGAAGCAGTCAAGATTTATGCCAGTATTATGGAGCGAAACCCAGGTGGGATGGAATATAATTTCCTGACACAAACCATTATTTCAGTAACATTAagatctcttttttttatttgattttttttttttttgtagtttttttttgttgttgttgtttaatgttatttgttttacatttattattattttttttaattatgtatatttagtttttatttttaatttttattttagtttttattttaattattacaggACATCATGGCATTGGCAGCTAGCTGAGCTGTGTATGTTCTCATCATTTgatttttctacttcaaaaagtattaatgaaGAATggtttgattcatttttttaaaaaaattaagctttttttttttgtgcatgcaTATTAGATTAtgctttaatatttgtttttcaattaTGGAACCTATTTAACAGCAAAAAGAGCTGGTCATACGAGTATCTATGAGTGagataacaacaataacaacaagaTGTTACAAAAcccttttgtaaaataaagaaaacaaacagggtgCACTTTCTGCAAGTGCTTTTCTGAAGTGCTTCGAAacaatgaatcattttgtgacgcAAGGGTTTAACTGATTTAGAGTTAAGCTGCATTTTACCCATCACTacgctttttaaaatcattacaagcgacgTCGAAATTCGATGATGAATAgcttgatctggtttttgctagtgaatcgcttggactgaatgatcgaagtcacgagtTCGAATCTAGAATCTAGAATCTAATTGACTCACTCATTTGAATCGTCTTGTCCGTTCCTCCGCTTTTCGCAtgttcagccatgtttacacgacacagTCAGTACTATGATGTTTTCcaaataaatcttaattaactatatttgaaatagtttgagcaCCAGTGCAGTTTGTGACAATTCAATAGGAAAGCATTCATTCATCTCAGTAAAGATTCactttattacagttttttaagtaacttttgttttatttcaagtcatattttaatggttttagttgaTGGAAGCCCATAATTTATTGcactttaatatttcttttctgtttctattttcaATAGACAACTTCCATGCAATGGCCAGGTTTCTGCACGTTCTGCGCCGGATGGGGAAACTCGAAGACGTTCAGTCTGTTTTGATAATGTGTGAAAAGTTCAGTCCACTGTCAGTGAGAGAACCGGGTTATAATTACTGCAAGGGTCTCTTCTTCTGGTCAGTGTCCATCAGacaatatcataatttgtgtcaTAACTGGTGTAgttgtaatatatttctaatgcaaaacaaaaatataataaatgatttaattcaatttttaaaaattcaaacttaagctaataaataaaaaaatatatattatatatatatatatatatatatatatatatatataattattattattattattattattatattttttatgtatttatttatttatttttaaggagaAAATCTTATTTGTTTGAGTCATTTGGTAAACTTAAAAGTAGTTTAATGGTGTTCTGGGCTAATTAATAGAGgagaatttattattttttaagtgtcCTGAAAGTAGTCTTATTCCTAATGTGTTTTATCAGATAGTAAGAGGTTTTCTATATTCTTGCTGACCTCAGGCATTCATGCCAGGTGACTGAAGCTCTGACCCACCTGAACAAGGCCAGAGGAGACGTGGACTGGGGAGAACCAGCACTGGAACTGATGGTCCAGATCTACCTGAACCCTGACAAGGATGTCTTCGGAGGAGAGGTTTTAGATAAAGAACAAAAGGACATGAGGTGAGAACAAATGACACTAAATCTGCtccaatactaaaataatttcattcGGTTTGTCTGTGATTGTTTCTCCAGCAGTGAGTCTGAGAACGAGATGAGAATAAGCACAGCTCACAAACTCCTCGCAAGGTTTCGCCCGCGATCTAGATCTGAGCAGGACAAACTCGCGCTGCTCTCGAATCTGTGTCGGATCTACAGCAAAGAGCCCAAAGAGGTGGAGAGAGCCGTGCTGGAGCTCACAGACATGCAGGCTAAGAACGTAAGACACGTGATTTCATTGCTTTTTGTGAActacttttgctttttttccccagttgTTAATGGGCACTTTCATTTACTGTGTTATTTAGTCTGTAACCCTTGGAGACTAAAGTTATGATAGTAATGCATTTTCTTCTGCTCTTGAAAGTGTTTTTAGGAAGTTTGTGGTTGTCTGTAAAACCATGATCTTTATGCATATTGTATTTAAGGATGAATTTGGTACAGATGTTGCAATACAGGATTTTCAAGGTTGCAAAATTTCACCACTGTTGTAATTATGTTTACACTGTATATATGATATGAGGCTAAAATGTCACGCTCTTTatagtaaaactaaaaatgaaattaaaccaATGAAACACTATGTggacagataataataatagtaataacaattacaaaaacacaaatgtaaacttttactagtaaaatgaaaacagaaaatgcaaaaaaaaaaaaaaaaaaatctcaataacacaataataatactgaCTAAAAACCTGATAATACTAAAGATCACATTTCTGCaatattcaagaaaaaaaaattcaatgtgGATTGATAATGtttgaaacattattttaatggtttgttaTTAAACTGTTTCTATTATTCACCtttccaataaaaaaaataatgaaaaaagtaaatgaatgaaaaataaaataaaataaaaaacaataataataaaataaaattatgatagtaataaaaaaaatgaaattctgtaaTGTTAGCAATATTATATagcaatattatattaaaataaaaactgaaaatacaaaaaactaaaaagtataaaattatCTCAGTAATGCAATAATAATGCGGCCTTTAAAATACTTGAAAATGCTTTAATATTCAagaaaacgcacacacacacacacacacacacgttgtgtttacatgttttatggggacattccataggcgtaatggtttttatactgtacaaaccctattttctatcaccctacacctaaacctagccctcacaggagactgtgcacacttttactttctcaaaaaaactcattctgcatgatttataagcctgtttcctcatggggacctcaaatttttggtccccataacgtgataaataccaggtacacacacacacacacacacacacacatataaattaactgtattaaatattatttagtgGTTAAACCGTTTCTATTATTTGCCtttccaataaaaaaaataatgaaaaattatgtggacaaaaatgataataataacaataatattaataataataataataataataataataacgataaaatgttaaaataaaaacagaaaaaaaaataataaaagtatctTGATGAAATGGTAATAATACTGCCTCTAAAATACctgaaaatacacatttaaaggTCACATTTCTGCAgtattcaggaaaaaaaactatcatctatctatctatctatctatctatctacctgtctgtctgtctatctgtctatctatctatctatctctctttttttttttattatctatttatttttgtttatttattaattagtaaaatattattttactaaacAGACATATATGTCTCGGCACCGACTTTTTGTCTGCAGGTGACATTGGAGGCGTCTTTGCTGATGATGGCTCAAGGTTTCGTTCAGCTAAAGCAGATTCCCAGAGCCAGAAACTTCCTCAAACGCCTAACCAGGATGGAGTGGAGCGACGCAAACGCGGATGACTTGGAGAACGCCTCTCTGCTCTTGGCTGACATGTACATCAAGATGGGAAAATACACACAAGTGGACAAACTGCTGGACAGCTGCATACGAAACAATAAGGTCTGTTTCTACTCATTTTTAGATTTGTTGACATGTTTTACTTAAACCAGAAATAAACCAGAAATAAAGTTTGTTAGTAAAGGaaagtttttaaacacaaaatgtgAAGGTGAATTAAATTTAGAAATAGAAGtacatttgttcatcttaatATTTGCAGTTTCtaaaagcatttttacttttactaaaaaaaaagatgccaaTGCAATATAAAATAGAAGTAAATATAATCATTAAGACAAGAACAgctattgttttggttttaggagatctttgaaaagttttgatccacttcaaatgttgactagtgtgtatatatggggtaaaataacattttatctCCTTATTTTCCTTCTGTTGTGAACATCAGTCGTGTAGTAAAGCGTACGAGTATCAGGGTTTGATGATGGAGAACGAGCAGAGAAACAGCGACGCAGCGCTGCAGTATGAACTGGCCTGGAAATACAGCAACAGAGCCCATCCTGCAATCGGTGCGATTTTATCATCATTCCTatcaaactaaaaacataaGCATACATGTTCATTTCCATCAGCTTTCAAATGAATCTCCTTGCAGGATTTCGTCTTGCCTTTAACTACCTGAAGTGTAAAAATTACACTCTGGCCGTTGATGTGTGTCGTCAGGTTTGTAAGACTCTTTCTGTAATGGTTTGTTATTAAACTGCATTTGCTTTTTTGACTTTTCTCTGTATTGAAACTGATTAGAAATATTAGTGAAAAGTGTCTCAATATCAAATCTAAGTGATTGGAGATCTCAAATCAGTCTCATTGACTCATGTTTGGTTGTAGGTGCTGCAGCGTCGTCCAGATTACCCACAGATTCAAGATGAGGTTCTGACACGAGCTCAGCTCTCTCTCCGTCTGTGACCACGTGTGTGTGGTTCAGGTTTATCCCACTTTACGA comes from the Labeo rohita strain BAU-BD-2019 chromosome 24, IGBB_LRoh.1.0, whole genome shotgun sequence genome and includes:
- the ttc21a gene encoding tetratricopeptide repeat protein 21A isoform X2 — encoded protein: MSEDDQTCLPLIIYYMREKYFRHAINTAVRSLKVYNNDPVLRFFKAFASLMEGHIQEALREFLQLKDHPHLSLCSTAALIYAHKRSETIDQEAVNELNSELKLSGSTASDRALYYAALLYWILELNLKARTCVKKMLKLSDTSPEGLILKGWIVLTSDTEENRPQAIRYFDSGLQDTGNLFGLMGKMEFFLAKQKGQCALDIANQIIVSHPDYSPALLMKMKVFMSLRDWEQTEEIAQRVLERDGRDLKALQMMTVIAAAKDGNMELVKDHLQALMNAVEISEPCNPSLHVEITAPISRLCGHNTEILQMLTVFVRQVSSRAPAASDVVCELGYLLTLQNKYKDAHQCFSTALKIDPKCTSALVGVIRCQLMCDHLEEASQQLVFFCEVQESLGNTAEVSLLKAILARKQSTGEETVMQLLKDATELHFSGLRRLNYGVEYLQMMNLNFLLQIVCMHLESKQDFALVPGQTPPFWLKHSNMILEIVVKAAPGMSVSCYYMAYVKFLLGEHKTAQHFLNLCMEKDPSVPEIHLLQARLHLNAGEHNRCLSCLESAVSVNFEIRNRLQFSLLKSRALLRSGDLKNVMQCLKITMNMPGVRRPTEGPQSSVSTSERVSVYLELTEALRLNGQQHEATKVLQDAIVSFKGTPEETRLMLANVDLALARDDVDAAVIMLQNILPTESTYIQAREKMAHIYLERKNNKKLYVACYREISEQLPGAHTSIMLADAFMKIHQPEEAVKIYQEVEKTTPKETLAKKIGQALVKAHEYDTAVGYYETALKTDALDCLLSVELSELLLKLKRFEKAQQVLEKALEHKPTTMLTTMMNDVKVLHVLVKVLRMKNESALDVMQKLHDLQQKVVFRVTNEHPEELEEQRKLLAAICCDWAHEFHLKHDLEMAKQHYTDALNHSPDNEEIIFRLAQLYYEHQKLDYCEELCLKILQLRQNHTAASMLLADSLFWKNQKEEAVKIYASIMERNPDNFHAMARFLHVLRRMGKLEDVQSVLIMCEKFSPLSVREPGYNYCKGLFFWHSCQVTEALTHLNKARGDVDWGEPALELMVQIYLNPDKDVFGGEVLDKEQKDMSESENEMRISTAHKLLARFRPRSRSEQDKLALLSNLCRIYSKEPKEVERAVLELTDMQAKNVTLEASLLMMAQGFVQLKQIPRARNFLKRLTRMEWSDANADDLENASLLLADMYIKMGKYTQVDKLLDSCIRNNKSCSKAYEYQGLMMENEQRNSDAALQYELAWKYSNRAHPAIGFRLAFNYLKCKNYTLAVDVCRQVLQRRPDYPQIQDEVLTRAQLSLRL
- the ttc21a gene encoding tetratricopeptide repeat protein 21B isoform X1; the encoded protein is MSEDDQTCLPLIIYYMREKYFRHAINTAVRSLKVYNNDPVLRFFKAFASLMEGHIQEALREFLQLKDHPHLSLCSTAALIYAHKRSETIDQEAVNELNSELKLSGSTASDRALYYAALLYWILELNLKARTCVKKMLKLSDTSPEGLILKGWIVLTSDTEENRPQAIRYFDSGLQDTGNLFGLMGKMEFFLAKQKGQCALDIANQIIVSHPDYSPALLMKMKVFMSLRDWEQTEEIAQRVLERDGRDLKALQMMTVIAAAKDGNMELVKDHLQALMNAVEISEPCNPSLHVEITAPISRLCGHNTEILQMLTVFVRQVSSRAPAASDVVCELGYLLTLQNKYKDAHQCFSTALKIDPKCTSALVGVIRCQLMCDHLEEASQQLVFFCEVQESLGNTAEVSLLKAILARKQSTGEETVMQLLKDATELHFSGLRRLNYGVEYLQMMNLNFLLQIVCMHLESKQDFALVPGQTPPFWLKHSNMILEIVVKAAPGMSVSCYYMAYVKFLLGEHKTAQHFLNLCMEKDPSVPEIHLLQARLHLNAGEHNRCLSCLESAVSVNFEIRNRLQFSLLKSRALLRSGDLKNVMQCLKITMNMPGVRRPTEGPQSSVSTSERVSVYLELTEALRLNGQQHEATKVLQDAIVSFKGTPEETRLMLANVDLALARDDVDAAVIMLQNILPTESTYIQAREKMAHIYLERKNNKKLYVACYREISEQLPGAHTSIMLADAFMKIHQPEEAVKIYQEVEKTTPKETLAKKIGQALVKAHEYDTAVGYYETALKTDALDCLLSVELSELLLKLKRFEKAQQVLEKALEHKPTTMLTTMMNDVKVLHVLVKVLRMKNESALDVMQKLHDLQQKVVFRVTNEHPEELEEQRKLLAAICCDWAHEFHLKHDLEMAKQHYTDALNHSPDNEEIIFRLAQLYYEHQKLDYCEELCLKILQLRQNHTAASMLLADSLFWKNQKEEAVKIYASIMERNPDNFHAMARFLHVLRRMGKLEDVQSVLIMCEKFSPLSVREPGYNYCKGLFFWHSCQVTEALTHLNKARGDVDWGEPALELMVQIYLNPDKDVFGGEVLDKEQKDMSSESENEMRISTAHKLLARFRPRSRSEQDKLALLSNLCRIYSKEPKEVERAVLELTDMQAKNVTLEASLLMMAQGFVQLKQIPRARNFLKRLTRMEWSDANADDLENASLLLADMYIKMGKYTQVDKLLDSCIRNNKSCSKAYEYQGLMMENEQRNSDAALQYELAWKYSNRAHPAIGFRLAFNYLKCKNYTLAVDVCRQVLQRRPDYPQIQDEVLTRAQLSLRL